A portion of the Pedobacter cryoconitis genome contains these proteins:
- the leuD gene encoding 3-isopropylmalate dehydratase small subunit: protein MRKFEKLTSAIVPLNIENIDTDQIIPARFLKATTREGFGENLFRDWRYNGDNTLKADFVLNDPAYGGQILVAGKNFGCGSSREHAAWAIQDAGFDVVISSFFADIFKGNALNNGLLPIQVSEDFLSAIYTAVGKNHKAQLDVDLEKQTVTIVDSGEQVDFEINAYKKSCLINGYDDIDFILNQKHLIAAFEQAK, encoded by the coding sequence ATGAGAAAATTCGAGAAACTAACATCGGCAATTGTGCCTTTAAACATAGAAAATATTGATACTGACCAGATCATTCCGGCCAGGTTCCTGAAAGCGACAACCCGTGAAGGTTTCGGTGAGAACCTGTTCCGCGACTGGCGCTACAATGGGGACAATACATTAAAAGCTGATTTTGTACTGAATGACCCTGCTTATGGTGGTCAGATTTTAGTCGCAGGAAAGAACTTTGGTTGTGGCAGCAGCCGTGAACACGCAGCATGGGCTATCCAGGATGCAGGTTTTGATGTAGTGATCAGCAGTTTCTTTGCTGATATCTTCAAAGGAAATGCTTTAAACAATGGTTTGTTACCTATCCAGGTCAGTGAAGACTTCTTATCTGCAATTTACACTGCGGTGGGTAAAAATCACAAAGCACAATTGGATGTCGATCTGGAAAAACAAACCGTAACTATTGTAGATAGCGGTGAACAAGTCGATTTTGAAATCAATGCCTATAAAAAATCATGCCTGATTAACGGCTACGATGACATCGACTTTATCTTAAACCAAAAACATTTGATCGCAGCATTCGAACAAGCAAAATAA
- the leuC gene encoding 3-isopropylmalate dehydratase large subunit has protein sequence MSKTLVEKIWDAHVVKSETGFPDILYIDTHLIHEVTSPQAFDGLRKRGLPVFRPQQTVATADHNVPTIDQLLPIKEELSRYQVDMLTKNCAEFGIELYGLGHPFQGIVHVIGPELGITLPGKTMVCGDSHTSTHGAFGAIAFGIGTSQVEQVFATQCLLQQKPKTMKIEVNGTLGKGVSAKDIILYIISKISAAGGTGYFIEYAGSAIEALSMEARMTICNMSIEMGARGGLIAPDQITFDYIKGREFAPASAEWDKSLAYWKTLYSDADAKFDSVLTFKAEDIAPMITYGTNPGMGMGIRENIPSTSSQPDKEQLSYQKALDYMGFDDDSSLIGKPVDYVFIGSCTNSRIEDLREVAEFVKGKQKAENVTVWIVPGSKQVEQQAKNEGLDQIFEQAGFQLREPGCSACLGMNEDKIPAGKYCVSTSNRNFEGRQGPDARTLLVSPLTAAAAAVTGKITDIREMLTKA, from the coding sequence ATGTCAAAAACATTAGTAGAAAAAATATGGGATGCACACGTTGTAAAAAGCGAAACAGGATTTCCTGATATTCTATATATTGATACGCACTTAATCCATGAAGTAACCTCGCCGCAAGCTTTTGATGGCTTGCGTAAAAGAGGCTTACCCGTTTTCCGTCCGCAGCAAACTGTGGCTACTGCCGACCATAATGTACCCACTATCGATCAGTTGCTGCCGATCAAAGAAGAACTATCTCGTTATCAGGTTGATATGCTGACCAAAAACTGTGCAGAATTCGGTATCGAATTGTATGGCCTGGGACATCCATTTCAGGGAATCGTTCACGTAATTGGCCCTGAACTGGGAATTACGCTTCCAGGAAAAACAATGGTTTGTGGGGATAGCCATACTTCTACACACGGCGCTTTTGGTGCAATTGCATTCGGTATAGGTACCTCACAAGTAGAACAGGTTTTTGCGACACAATGTTTATTGCAGCAAAAGCCGAAGACCATGAAAATTGAGGTTAACGGTACTTTAGGAAAAGGCGTGTCTGCTAAAGACATTATTTTATACATTATCTCTAAAATATCAGCCGCGGGTGGTACTGGTTATTTTATAGAATATGCAGGTTCGGCAATTGAGGCTTTAAGTATGGAAGCCCGGATGACGATCTGCAATATGAGTATAGAAATGGGTGCCAGAGGTGGATTAATTGCACCCGATCAAATTACTTTTGATTATATCAAAGGCAGAGAATTTGCCCCGGCAAGTGCAGAATGGGATAAATCACTTGCCTACTGGAAAACTTTGTACAGTGATGCAGATGCTAAATTCGATAGCGTATTAACGTTCAAAGCTGAAGACATTGCCCCAATGATTACTTACGGAACAAATCCGGGTATGGGTATGGGCATTCGGGAAAACATTCCATCTACAAGCTCTCAACCAGATAAAGAACAATTATCTTATCAAAAGGCATTGGATTATATGGGATTTGATGATGATTCTTCTTTAATCGGAAAACCTGTTGACTATGTATTTATTGGAAGCTGTACCAATTCCCGCATCGAAGATTTGCGTGAAGTTGCAGAATTTGTAAAAGGAAAACAAAAAGCAGAAAATGTAACGGTATGGATTGTTCCAGGCTCAAAACAAGTCGAACAACAAGCCAAAAATGAAGGTCTTGACCAGATATTTGAACAAGCAGGCTTTCAACTTCGCGAACCAGGCTGTAGTGCCTGTTTAGGGATGAATGAAGATAAAATACCTGCTGGAAAATACTGTGTTTCTACTTCAAACAGAAACTTTGAAGGCCGTCAGGGCCCTGATGCAAGAACTTTACTGGTAAGTCCATTAACCGCAGCAGCAGCAGCAGTTACAGGAAAAATTACAGATATAAGAGAAATGTTGACCAAGGCTTAG